The Streptomyces sp. NBC_00162 genome window below encodes:
- a CDS encoding HtaA domain-containing protein, giving the protein MSSHRRPIAFAAAVLTAAALGATALVLPASAADGPPAAPVKIVGGSLDWGVLASYRAYVTGMAKGTITVADGATQNEDGSLRFGEPTGQYEPAAGHVVKAAFKGSVTFSSPAPPAGHGFEVKLSDFRMDTGTKKLTADVTKGGATAQDVPLAAVAFAGQSMTGLATTLTKEAADALGSASYENKAGDPLTAKLEFEKPAPPVPTPTTPTPTPTPTPTPTKTATPTTNPTAPADGPQKILSAKLTWGVKESFRKYVLSAGSITPAGGAAKNGELFDFAFGKGELDAKKQTLDASFEGNLRFQYAAHGLDMTFGNLRVAATGKTGTLYVDVKNASGSKTAVPFATLDLSKTDYKTKDGVLALNAVPAAFTAEGAASFANDTTGSMYKAGDAIDPLTLSVAVDKDATLPAGGGTGTTGTGGTTGTGGTGATAATVGGSLAATGAEIPAGALLGTSGAVIAAGAGAVHLARRRRTPQC; this is encoded by the coding sequence ATGTCGTCCCACCGCCGTCCGATCGCCTTCGCGGCCGCCGTCCTCACCGCCGCCGCTCTCGGCGCCACCGCCCTGGTCCTGCCCGCGTCGGCGGCGGACGGCCCACCGGCCGCCCCGGTGAAGATCGTCGGAGGCTCCCTCGACTGGGGTGTGCTCGCGAGCTACCGCGCCTACGTGACCGGCATGGCCAAGGGCACCATCACCGTGGCGGACGGCGCCACGCAGAACGAGGACGGCAGCCTGCGGTTCGGCGAGCCGACCGGACAGTACGAGCCGGCCGCCGGTCACGTCGTGAAGGCGGCCTTCAAGGGCAGCGTCACCTTCTCCTCGCCCGCCCCGCCGGCCGGCCACGGGTTCGAGGTCAAGCTCTCGGACTTCCGCATGGACACCGGGACCAAGAAGCTCACCGCGGACGTCACCAAGGGCGGAGCCACGGCCCAGGACGTGCCGCTGGCCGCGGTGGCCTTCGCCGGGCAGTCGATGACCGGCCTGGCGACCACGCTCACCAAGGAAGCCGCGGACGCGCTCGGTTCGGCCTCGTACGAGAACAAGGCGGGCGACCCGCTCACCGCGAAGCTGGAGTTCGAGAAGCCCGCCCCGCCGGTGCCGACCCCGACCACCCCGACGCCGACCCCGACCCCGACCCCGACTCCGACGAAGACGGCGACCCCCACCACGAATCCCACGGCCCCGGCCGACGGCCCGCAGAAGATCCTCAGCGCCAAACTGACGTGGGGCGTGAAGGAGTCCTTCCGCAAGTACGTCCTGAGCGCGGGCTCGATCACCCCGGCCGGCGGCGCCGCCAAGAACGGCGAGCTCTTCGACTTCGCCTTCGGCAAGGGCGAACTCGACGCGAAGAAGCAGACGCTGGACGCCTCCTTCGAGGGCAATCTCCGCTTCCAGTACGCGGCCCACGGCCTCGACATGACCTTCGGCAACCTCCGCGTCGCCGCCACCGGCAAGACCGGCACCCTCTACGTGGACGTCAAGAACGCCTCGGGCAGCAAGACGGCCGTCCCCTTCGCCACGCTCGACCTGTCGAAGACGGACTACAAGACCAAGGACGGCGTCCTGGCGCTCAACGCGGTTCCGGCGGCCTTCACCGCCGAGGGCGCGGCCTCCTTCGCCAACGACACCACCGGCTCGATGTACAAGGCCGGAGACGCCATCGACCCGCTCACCCTCTCCGTGGCGGTGGACAAGGACGCCACCCTCCCGGCCGGCGGCGGCACCGGCACGACCGGCACGGGCGGCACGACGGGCACGGGCGGTACGGGAGCCACCGCCGCCACCGTCGGCGGCAGCCTCGCCGCCACCGGCGCCGAGATCCCCGCCGGGGCCCTGCTCGGCACCTCCGGCGCCGTGATCGCGGCCGGCGCCGGCGCCGTCCACCTCGCCCGCAGGCGGCGCACACCCCAGTGCTGA
- a CDS encoding PhzF family phenazine biosynthesis protein, protein MNDLDVLKVFCAGDGRHGNLLGVVRDGRAFPDDASRQALAAELGYSETVFVDDPERGIVDIRTPGTRMSFAGHPLVGLAWLLDIEELQPPAGAVWARDDGEFTWITARPEWVEGKRTEQYGSVAEVEALPAPPPGEGWLYAWAWEDETAGRVRARGFPRRADGVIAEDEATGSAAILLTAQLNRALNITQGAGSQILTAPGPDGTVEIGGRVRFAPGNFSPAGEAGLRATR, encoded by the coding sequence GTGAACGATCTCGACGTGTTGAAGGTCTTCTGCGCGGGTGACGGCCGGCACGGCAACCTGCTCGGTGTCGTACGCGACGGCCGGGCCTTCCCCGACGACGCGTCGCGGCAGGCCCTGGCCGCCGAACTCGGCTACAGCGAGACGGTGTTCGTCGACGATCCCGAGCGCGGGATCGTCGACATCCGCACCCCCGGCACACGGATGTCCTTCGCCGGGCACCCGCTGGTCGGGCTCGCCTGGCTGCTGGACATCGAGGAGCTCCAGCCGCCGGCCGGCGCCGTATGGGCCCGTGACGACGGGGAGTTCACCTGGATCACGGCCCGCCCCGAGTGGGTCGAGGGCAAGCGCACAGAGCAGTACGGATCCGTCGCCGAGGTGGAGGCGCTGCCTGCGCCGCCGCCGGGCGAGGGCTGGCTGTACGCGTGGGCCTGGGAGGACGAGACCGCCGGACGGGTACGGGCCCGCGGCTTTCCGCGCCGCGCCGACGGGGTCATCGCCGAGGACGAGGCCACCGGCTCGGCGGCGATCCTGCTCACGGCCCAGCTGAACCGCGCCCTGAACATCACCCAGGGCGCGGGCTCCCAGATCCTCACCGCCCCCGGCCCCGACGGCACCGTGGAGATCGGCGGCCGCGTCCGCTTCGCCCCGGGCAATTTCAGCCCCGCCGGCGAGGCTGGGCTCAGGGCTACGCGCTGA
- a CDS encoding heme oxygenase (biliverdin-producing), translated as MDAFSTVIRVASHEQHTEAETSTFMSDLLGGRLGVEAYTRYTEQLWFVYRALEDAAGSLREDPVAGPFIQPELMRVAEIERDLAHLLGPDWREGVAALPATEAYAARVAQCAAEWPGGYVAHHYTRYLGDLSGGQIIRDKAERTWGFARKGDGVRFYVFAGISNPAAFKRTYRELLDAIAADDLEKQRIVDECKRAFDFNGAVFRELGEQFPLSA; from the coding sequence TTGGACGCCTTCTCTACGGTCATCCGCGTCGCTTCGCACGAGCAGCACACCGAGGCGGAGACGTCGACCTTCATGAGCGACCTGCTGGGCGGCCGGCTCGGCGTGGAAGCGTACACGCGCTACACCGAGCAGCTCTGGTTCGTGTACCGGGCCCTGGAGGACGCCGCCGGCTCCCTCCGGGAGGATCCGGTGGCCGGCCCGTTCATCCAGCCCGAGCTGATGCGCGTCGCCGAGATCGAGCGCGACCTCGCACATCTGCTGGGTCCGGACTGGCGCGAGGGCGTGGCGGCGCTGCCCGCGACCGAGGCCTACGCCGCCCGGGTGGCCCAGTGCGCGGCCGAGTGGCCGGGCGGCTACGTCGCCCACCACTACACCCGCTACCTGGGCGACCTGTCGGGCGGCCAGATCATCCGCGACAAGGCGGAGCGCACCTGGGGCTTCGCGCGCAAGGGCGACGGCGTCCGCTTCTACGTCTTCGCGGGCATCTCCAACCCGGCGGCCTTCAAGCGGACCTACCGCGAACTGCTGGACGCGATCGCCGCCGACGACCTGGAGAAGCAGCGGATCGTCGACGAGTGCAAGCGCGCCTTCGACTTCAACGGCGCGGTCTTCCGCGAGCTGGGCGAGCAGTTCCCGCTCAGCGCGTAG
- the map gene encoding type I methionyl aminopeptidase, translated as MSGQSLLVPGELSPVRSVPGNIRRPEYVGKPAPTPYTGPEVQSAETIEAMRIAGRIAAQAMEEAAKLIAPGVTTDELDRVAHAYMCDHGAYPSTLGYRGFPKSLCSSVNEVICHGIPDSTVLRDGDIVNLDVTAYIGGVHGDNNATYLCGEVDEESRLLVERTREALNRAVKAVKPGRQVNIIGRVIESYAKRFGYGVVRDFTGHGINSSFHSGLIIPHYDSPHATTVIEPGMTFTIEPMLTLGTHEYDMWEDGWTVVTKDRKRTAQFEHTLVVTDSGAEILTLP; from the coding sequence ATGTCTGGCCAGTCGCTGCTCGTACCAGGCGAGCTCTCTCCCGTCCGTTCCGTTCCCGGAAACATCCGCCGTCCCGAGTACGTGGGCAAGCCCGCACCCACCCCGTACACCGGACCGGAGGTGCAGTCGGCCGAGACCATCGAGGCCATGCGCATCGCCGGCCGGATCGCCGCCCAGGCGATGGAGGAGGCCGCCAAGCTGATCGCGCCGGGGGTGACCACCGACGAGCTGGACCGGGTCGCGCACGCGTACATGTGCGACCACGGCGCCTACCCGTCGACGCTGGGCTACCGGGGCTTCCCGAAGTCGCTGTGCTCCTCGGTGAACGAGGTCATCTGTCACGGCATCCCGGACTCCACCGTGCTGCGCGACGGCGACATCGTGAACCTCGACGTGACCGCGTACATCGGCGGCGTGCACGGCGACAACAACGCCACGTACCTGTGCGGGGAGGTGGACGAGGAGTCGCGGCTCCTGGTGGAACGCACCCGGGAGGCCCTGAACCGTGCCGTCAAGGCCGTCAAGCCGGGCCGCCAGGTCAACATCATCGGCCGGGTCATCGAGTCGTACGCGAAGCGCTTCGGCTACGGCGTGGTCCGGGACTTCACCGGCCACGGCATCAACTCGTCCTTCCACTCCGGCCTGATCATCCCGCACTACGACAGCCCGCACGCGACCACCGTCATCGAGCCCGGGATGACCTTCACCATCGAGCCGATGCTGACCCTGGGGACCCACGAGTACGACATGTGGGAGGACGGCTGGACGGTCGTCACGAAGGACCGCAAGCGGACGGCGCAGTTCGAGCACACCCTGGTGGTGACCGACAGCGGGGCGGAGATCCTCACGCTGCCGTAG
- the npdG gene encoding NADPH-dependent F420 reductase — protein MTSSDSSTQKPPAKDPWDLPDVSGLVVGVLGGTGDQGRGLAYRLARAGQKVIIGSRAADRAHTAAGELGLGVEGADNAECARRSDIVIIAVPWEGHAKTLEALREDLAGKLVVDCVNPLGFDKQGAYALRVEEGSAAQQAAALLPDSRVTAAFHHLSAVLLQDESIEEIDTDVMVLGESRADTDLVQALASRIPGMRGVFAGRLRNAHQVESLVANLISTNRRYKAHAGLRITDV, from the coding sequence ATGACTTCCTCAGACAGCAGCACGCAGAAGCCGCCGGCCAAGGACCCCTGGGACCTCCCGGACGTCTCCGGCCTCGTCGTCGGCGTCCTCGGCGGCACCGGCGACCAGGGCCGCGGCCTCGCCTACCGGCTCGCCCGGGCCGGGCAGAAGGTGATCATCGGCTCCCGCGCCGCCGACCGCGCGCACACCGCCGCCGGGGAACTGGGCCTCGGGGTGGAGGGCGCGGACAATGCCGAGTGCGCGCGCCGCAGCGACATCGTGATCATCGCGGTGCCTTGGGAGGGCCACGCCAAGACCCTCGAGGCGCTGCGCGAGGACCTCGCGGGCAAGCTCGTCGTGGACTGCGTCAACCCGCTGGGCTTCGACAAGCAGGGCGCCTACGCCCTCCGGGTCGAGGAGGGCAGCGCCGCCCAGCAGGCCGCGGCCCTGCTCCCGGACTCCCGCGTCACCGCGGCCTTCCACCACCTCTCGGCGGTCCTGCTCCAGGACGAGTCGATCGAGGAGATCGACACCGACGTGATGGTCCTCGGTGAATCCCGCGCGGACACCGACCTCGTCCAGGCCCTCGCCTCCCGCATCCCGGGCATGCGCGGCGTCTTCGCGGGCCGCCTGCGCAACGCCCACCAGGTCGAATCCCTGGTCGCCAACCTCATCTCGACGAACCGCCGCTACAAGGCCCACGCGGGCCTGCGCATCACGGACGTCTGA